A part of Chitinimonas koreensis genomic DNA contains:
- a CDS encoding type I restriction endonuclease subunit R, with the protein MLNEQQLEELCLGWFQETGWRFAHGPDIAPDSNAPERTDYRQVVLRERLLTALGRINPHMPPAALEQAAHALQSVSEPQMVVRNRSVHRLLLNGVMVECTVGDEKKTDLVYFIDFAQPSNNDFLVVNQFTITGTKQPRRPDVIAFVNGLPLAVVELKNPANEQTDVWDAFNQLQTYKDEISDLFNSNAALVVSDGWTARVGSLTANAERMLPWRTIANEDDRPRLQMELETVVRGFFKPELFLDYVRHFVLFEQDGDAIIKKIAGYHQFHAVREAVRATVIAAQDADRGLLEVHEERATYGKQVTPGSRKAGVVWHTQGSGKSITMACYAGKLLQQPEMKNPTLVVVTDRSDLDGQLFATFSAASDLLKTTPVQAGDRDELREMLASREAGGIIFTTVQKFALLEGEEAHPLLSGRTNIVVISDEAHRSQYGTKGRLDTKTGKYVFGYAKHLRDALKNATFIGFTGTPIALEDKDTRAVFGDYVSIYDIQDAVDDGATVPIFYESRLAKLDVNQAEIDALNEQVEEVVEDEEDIANREKTKSEWAALEKLVGSEPRLQQVARDLIPHFEARVSVVDGKAMIVCMSRDICVQLYNAIVALRPDWHSTDPEQGAIKIIMTGSAADKALLQPHLYSKQVKKRLEARFKDVKDPLKLVIVRDMWLTGFDAPCCHTMYIDKPMKGHNLMQAIARVNRVFKNKPGGLVVDYIGIANELKAALKTYTDAKGKGDPTHNAAEALSVLLEKMDIVRGLMHGFDYSAFETKAIQLLVPAANHILGLKDGKSRFLDTMVAVAKAFSLCGTLDEAGALRKEIAFFSAIKAAIAKFTTVDKKRGDAEKNSALKQILDNAIIADGVADVFALAGLDKPNIGLLSEEFLADVRKMESRNLAVELLEKLLRDEIKARARNNVVQEKKYGDRLLETLRKYHNRAIETAQVIEELIQMAKEFQATLEREAALGLGQDEIAFYDALANNESAVRALGDEVLKKIAIEITEKLRASTTVDWQVRESVRAKLRILVRRCLQKWKYPPDQQPDAVELVLKQAEELSNSWTT; encoded by the coding sequence ATGCTGAACGAACAACAACTCGAAGAACTCTGCCTGGGCTGGTTCCAGGAGACGGGCTGGCGCTTCGCCCACGGCCCGGACATTGCCCCCGATAGCAACGCCCCGGAGCGTACCGACTATCGACAGGTAGTGCTGCGTGAGCGCTTGCTTACCGCACTGGGCCGGATCAACCCGCACATGCCACCCGCAGCATTGGAGCAGGCGGCACATGCGCTGCAATCGGTCAGTGAGCCACAGATGGTGGTGCGCAACCGCAGCGTGCATCGCCTGCTGCTGAACGGGGTGATGGTGGAATGTACGGTTGGTGATGAGAAGAAGACCGATCTGGTGTACTTCATCGACTTCGCGCAGCCCAGCAACAACGACTTCCTGGTGGTGAACCAGTTCACCATCACCGGCACCAAGCAGCCACGCCGACCGGATGTGATCGCCTTTGTGAACGGCTTGCCGCTGGCCGTGGTGGAGCTGAAGAACCCCGCCAACGAGCAGACCGATGTGTGGGACGCCTTCAACCAGCTACAAACCTACAAGGACGAGATCAGCGATCTGTTCAACAGCAACGCGGCCCTGGTGGTGAGCGATGGCTGGACCGCGCGCGTCGGCTCGCTTACCGCCAATGCGGAGCGCATGCTGCCCTGGCGCACCATCGCCAATGAAGACGATCGGCCGCGCCTGCAAATGGAGTTGGAGACGGTGGTGCGGGGCTTCTTCAAGCCCGAGCTGTTCCTGGACTACGTACGGCACTTCGTGCTGTTCGAGCAGGATGGCGACGCCATCATCAAGAAGATCGCGGGCTATCACCAATTCCATGCGGTACGCGAGGCGGTACGGGCGACGGTGATTGCGGCGCAGGATGCAGATCGAGGCCTGCTGGAGGTGCATGAAGAACGTGCCACCTATGGCAAGCAGGTGACACCCGGCTCACGCAAGGCCGGGGTGGTGTGGCACACGCAGGGTTCGGGTAAGAGCATCACCATGGCTTGCTATGCGGGCAAGCTACTGCAGCAGCCCGAAATGAAGAACCCCACCTTGGTGGTGGTGACGGATCGCAGCGATCTGGACGGCCAGCTGTTCGCCACCTTCAGCGCTGCCAGCGATCTGCTGAAGACTACCCCCGTGCAGGCCGGCGACCGCGACGAGTTGCGCGAGATGCTGGCCTCGCGAGAGGCCGGCGGCATCATCTTCACCACGGTGCAGAAGTTCGCGCTACTGGAGGGTGAAGAGGCTCACCCGCTACTCTCCGGCCGCACCAACATCGTGGTGATTTCGGACGAGGCCCACCGTAGCCAGTACGGCACCAAGGGGCGGTTAGATACCAAGACGGGCAAGTACGTGTTCGGCTACGCCAAACACCTGCGCGACGCACTCAAGAACGCCACCTTCATCGGCTTCACCGGTACACCCATTGCGCTGGAAGACAAAGACACCCGCGCAGTATTTGGCGACTACGTCAGCATTTACGACATCCAGGATGCGGTGGACGATGGCGCCACAGTGCCGATTTTCTACGAGAGCCGCTTGGCCAAGCTGGACGTGAACCAGGCCGAGATTGACGCGCTTAACGAGCAGGTTGAAGAGGTGGTCGAAGACGAAGAGGACATTGCCAACCGCGAGAAGACCAAGAGCGAATGGGCGGCGTTGGAAAAGCTGGTGGGCTCGGAGCCACGGCTGCAGCAAGTGGCCCGCGACCTGATTCCGCACTTCGAAGCGCGAGTCTCGGTGGTGGACGGCAAGGCCATGATCGTGTGCATGAGCCGTGACATCTGCGTGCAGCTCTACAACGCCATCGTCGCGTTGCGCCCCGACTGGCACAGCACCGACCCCGAGCAAGGTGCCATCAAGATCATCATGACGGGCTCCGCAGCCGACAAGGCACTGCTGCAGCCACACCTCTATAGCAAGCAGGTCAAGAAGCGGCTGGAGGCGCGCTTCAAGGACGTGAAAGACCCGCTGAAGCTGGTGATCGTGCGCGACATGTGGCTGACGGGCTTCGACGCGCCTTGCTGCCATACGATGTACATCGACAAGCCCATGAAGGGCCACAACCTGATGCAGGCCATCGCCCGCGTCAACCGGGTGTTCAAGAACAAGCCGGGCGGTCTAGTGGTCGATTACATCGGCATTGCCAACGAGCTGAAGGCCGCGCTCAAGACCTACACCGACGCCAAGGGCAAGGGTGACCCAACGCATAACGCCGCCGAAGCGTTGTCCGTGTTGCTGGAGAAGATGGACATCGTGCGCGGCCTGATGCACGGCTTCGACTACAGTGCCTTCGAAACCAAGGCCATTCAGCTGCTGGTGCCTGCGGCCAACCACATCCTGGGCTTGAAGGACGGCAAGTCACGCTTCCTCGACACCATGGTGGCAGTGGCCAAGGCGTTCTCGTTGTGCGGCACCTTGGATGAGGCCGGCGCCTTGCGCAAGGAGATTGCCTTCTTCTCGGCCATCAAGGCGGCCATCGCCAAGTTCACCACCGTGGACAAAAAGCGGGGCGACGCCGAGAAGAACAGCGCACTGAAGCAGATCCTGGATAACGCCATCATCGCTGACGGCGTGGCCGACGTGTTTGCCCTGGCCGGCTTGGACAAGCCGAACATCGGCTTACTGTCGGAAGAATTCCTGGCCGATGTGCGCAAGATGGAAAGCCGCAATCTGGCCGTGGAACTGCTTGAGAAGCTGTTGCGCGACGAGATCAAGGCTCGGGCCCGCAACAATGTGGTACAGGAGAAAAAGTACGGCGACCGCCTGCTGGAAACCCTGCGCAAGTACCACAACCGTGCGATTGAAACGGCGCAGGTCATCGAGGAGCTGATCCAGATGGCCAAGGAGTTCCAGGCCACACTGGAGCGAGAGGCTGCATTGGGTTTGGGGCAGGACGAGATTGCCTTCTACGACGCACTTGCCAACAACGAGAGTGCCGTACGAGCCCTGGGCGACGAGGTGCTGAAAAAGATCGCCATTGAGATAACGGAGAAGCTTCGGGCTAGCACCACGGTGGACTGGCAGGTGCGCGAAAGCGTGCGGGCCAAGCTTCGTATCCTGGTGCGGCGCTGCCTGCAGAAATGGAAGTACCCACCCGACCAGCAACCCGACGCAGTGGAGCTGGTGCTGAAGCAGGCTGAGGAGCTGTCTAACAGCTGGACGACCTGA
- a CDS encoding ATP-binding protein — MSISPEQIDLWRDRASETQNLEFKEAGNQYDTRKLCRYCVAIANEGGGHLVLGIADKPPRAVVGSQAFPDTLDIAEKLFHWVGFRVDVEAVGHPDGRVVVFSIPARPKGTAYHYEGAYLMRSGEELVPMSEDQLRKIFAEGQPSWLENPALKDVSAQDVVQLLDTQTFFDLMRLPYPTDQAGVLARLLDERLIERSAAGFNILHIGAVLLAKNMRQFPDISRKAARVIVYAGESKMQTVSDVTGEKGYAVGFAGLVQYVMGKLPQNEVIEGAIRKEVKLLPEVVVRELLANALIHQDFDMGGTSPVVEVFSNRVEISNPGEPIVPVERFIDGYQSRNERLADLMRRFGICEEKSSGIDRVIEASEFMQLPAPEFLTSHRRTIVVIHGPRSFRDMNGSDRVRACYQHCVLQYVLRKQMTNQSLRERFGLPEGSSNTVSQIITATMEQGLVKSDPNAPDSRRYARYIPAWA; from the coding sequence ATGAGCATCTCCCCAGAACAAATCGACTTGTGGCGTGACCGCGCTTCTGAAACCCAGAACCTCGAATTCAAGGAGGCGGGCAACCAGTACGATACGCGTAAGCTTTGCCGTTACTGCGTCGCCATTGCCAACGAAGGCGGCGGGCATTTGGTGCTGGGTATCGCAGACAAGCCACCGCGTGCGGTGGTAGGCAGCCAAGCATTCCCCGACACCCTGGACATCGCCGAAAAGCTGTTCCACTGGGTGGGCTTTCGTGTGGACGTTGAGGCTGTTGGTCACCCTGATGGTCGGGTGGTGGTGTTCAGCATTCCCGCTCGCCCCAAGGGTACGGCGTACCACTACGAAGGTGCCTACCTGATGCGCTCTGGCGAAGAGCTGGTGCCGATGAGCGAAGACCAGTTGCGCAAGATCTTCGCCGAGGGTCAGCCCAGTTGGCTGGAGAATCCTGCGCTCAAGGACGTGTCCGCCCAAGACGTGGTGCAGTTACTGGACACCCAGACCTTCTTCGACTTGATGCGCTTGCCTTACCCCACGGACCAGGCAGGGGTTCTGGCACGACTGCTAGACGAACGCTTGATCGAGCGCAGCGCAGCAGGCTTCAACATCCTGCACATCGGTGCTGTGTTACTGGCCAAGAACATGCGGCAATTCCCGGACATCAGCAGAAAGGCCGCACGCGTGATCGTGTATGCCGGCGAGTCCAAGATGCAGACTGTCTCGGATGTGACCGGCGAGAAGGGCTACGCCGTGGGCTTTGCCGGGCTGGTGCAGTACGTGATGGGCAAGCTGCCCCAAAACGAAGTGATCGAGGGCGCCATCCGCAAAGAGGTCAAGCTGCTGCCGGAGGTGGTGGTGCGAGAGCTGCTCGCCAATGCGCTGATCCACCAGGACTTCGACATGGGCGGCACCTCTCCGGTGGTGGAGGTCTTTAGCAACCGCGTGGAAATCTCCAACCCTGGTGAGCCCATCGTACCGGTGGAGCGCTTCATCGACGGCTATCAGTCCCGCAACGAACGGCTGGCCGACCTGATGCGCCGCTTCGGCATTTGCGAGGAGAAGAGCAGTGGCATTGACAGGGTGATCGAGGCTTCCGAGTTCATGCAGTTGCCGGCGCCCGAGTTCTTGACCAGTCATCGCCGCACCATCGTGGTGATCCATGGACCGCGTTCATTCCGCGACATGAACGGCAGCGACAGGGTTCGGGCCTGCTATCAGCACTGTGTGTTGCAGTACGTGCTGCGCAAGCAGATGACCAACCAGTCGCTACGCGAACGGTTTGGTTTGCCTGAGGGAAGCAGCAACACGGTATCGCAGATCATCACCGCGACCATGGAGCAGGGGCTGGTCAAGAGCGACCCCAATGCGCCTGACTCGCGGCGCTATGCACGGTACATCCCGGCGTGGGCGTAG
- a CDS encoding SIR2 family NAD-dependent protein deacylase, with amino-acid sequence MDIKKLRENKLIVDKVEEALQAAYSSNQEFNAVLDEAAPLSFKSLRDPEHEYLVNVSDALYWVERDAYLDELDHWEGQREVNQHEAATSFIKDSDQQAVFLDLVDAIRFGRIAPFVGAGLSKPCGYPMWGEALRKIAQKLSELGVQDIEPLMAQYDYLQAAQVLYEAASQQVQHFIKTEFRQRGVITGPVTLLPQLATGCIVTTNFDTAIEDLFREKGQPLDGYMHGTQAGNNFVQRLLRGERCILKLHGDAGQANTHVFTQTQYQAAYGGAGGEPFAFQNQLPRALRQIFISHSLLFLGCSLEQDKTLDLFKSVVDEGAFEIPDHFALLNEPTTAPERARKEDRLLQLKIRPLWYATPADAEGKPDHSLLEQILKLAVAVARRQVAFV; translated from the coding sequence ATGGACATCAAAAAGCTCCGCGAAAACAAGCTCATCGTTGACAAGGTCGAGGAGGCCTTGCAGGCGGCGTATTCGTCGAATCAGGAATTCAATGCAGTACTGGATGAGGCAGCGCCGCTGTCATTCAAGAGCCTGCGTGACCCCGAGCACGAATACCTGGTCAATGTGAGCGATGCCCTGTACTGGGTTGAACGTGATGCCTATCTGGATGAGCTGGATCATTGGGAGGGGCAGCGCGAAGTGAATCAACACGAAGCTGCGACTAGCTTCATCAAAGACTCTGACCAACAAGCCGTTTTTCTCGACTTGGTCGATGCCATTCGCTTCGGGCGCATCGCGCCGTTTGTCGGCGCCGGACTTTCCAAACCCTGTGGGTATCCGATGTGGGGCGAGGCCCTGCGCAAGATCGCTCAGAAGCTCAGCGAACTCGGTGTGCAGGACATTGAGCCGCTGATGGCGCAGTACGACTATCTGCAAGCTGCCCAGGTGCTCTATGAGGCTGCATCCCAGCAGGTGCAGCATTTCATCAAGACCGAGTTTCGCCAGCGTGGCGTGATCACAGGGCCTGTGACGCTGTTACCGCAGCTCGCCACTGGCTGCATCGTCACCACCAACTTCGACACAGCCATCGAAGACCTGTTTCGCGAGAAAGGGCAACCGCTGGATGGATATATGCACGGCACCCAGGCCGGCAACAATTTCGTGCAGCGGCTCTTACGCGGTGAACGTTGCATTCTGAAGCTGCATGGAGACGCCGGGCAGGCCAACACCCATGTGTTCACTCAGACGCAATACCAGGCGGCTTATGGTGGGGCTGGTGGCGAGCCCTTCGCTTTCCAGAACCAGCTTCCCAGGGCTCTGCGGCAAATCTTCATCAGCCACTCGCTGCTGTTCTTGGGTTGCAGCCTTGAGCAGGACAAGACGCTTGATCTATTCAAGTCCGTCGTGGATGAGGGCGCGTTTGAAATCCCGGATCACTTTGCACTGCTCAATGAGCCCACCACGGCGCCAGAGCGTGCCCGCAAGGAAGACAGGCTGCTGCAGCTGAAGATTCGGCCGTTGTGGTACGCAACCCCTGCCGATGCCGAGGGCAAGCCGGATCACAGCCTGTTGGAGCAAATCCTTAAACTAGCCGTCGCGGTGGCGCGCAGACAGGTGGCGTTTGTATGA
- a CDS encoding restriction endonuclease subunit S — MASEHPVVRLGDYVDACLGKMLDVQKNRGELRPYLGNSNVRWGSFELEELSAMRFEDHEEERYGIRDGDLIVCEGGEPGRCAIWRGNTPMKIQKALHRVRTKAGLDNYFLYYWFLRAGTTGELEPFFTGTTIKHLTGKALVELRIPLPSIKLQRGAARVLRVLDEKINLNRRINQTLEAMAQAIFKSWFVDFDPVKAKIAALAEGRDPLRAAMSAISGKAEAELDTLPPKQYEQLAATAVLFPYEMEASELGEIPKGWAVESIREVVEGVYDGPHATPPASTNGPVFLGIRNLTGTALDLSEIRHIAEADWAQWTRRVTPRSGDIVFSYEATLGYFALLPRGLRCCLGRRLALVRPLAEQGFGTFWFHQFVAPHSRASFKSTQSPAQPSIGLR, encoded by the coding sequence ATGGCTTCTGAACACCCTGTGGTTCGGCTGGGAGACTATGTGGATGCTTGCCTTGGGAAGATGCTTGATGTGCAGAAGAACCGAGGTGAATTGCGCCCTTATCTTGGAAATAGCAATGTGCGGTGGGGCTCGTTCGAGCTCGAAGAATTGTCGGCCATGCGCTTTGAGGATCATGAGGAGGAGCGCTATGGAATCCGCGACGGCGATCTGATCGTTTGTGAAGGCGGGGAACCCGGACGTTGCGCGATTTGGCGTGGCAACACGCCGATGAAGATTCAAAAGGCATTGCATCGCGTCAGAACAAAGGCGGGGCTGGACAACTATTTCTTGTACTACTGGTTCCTGCGAGCTGGCACCACGGGGGAACTGGAGCCATTCTTCACCGGCACGACCATCAAGCATTTAACCGGAAAGGCACTCGTCGAACTTCGCATTCCGCTACCCTCAATCAAATTGCAACGTGGAGCTGCGAGGGTATTAAGGGTGCTCGACGAAAAGATTAACCTTAACCGCCGGATCAACCAAACCCTCGAAGCCATGGCGCAAGCCATCTTCAAATCGTGGTTTGTCGATTTCGACCCAGTCAAAGCCAAGATCGCCGCCCTCGCCGAAGGCCGCGACCCGCTGCGCGCCGCGATGAGCGCCATCAGCGGCAAGGCCGAGGCTGAACTCGATACGCTGCCGCCCAAGCAATACGAACAACTCGCGGCTACGGCCGTGCTGTTCCCGTATGAGATGGAAGCGTCGGAGTTGGGGGAGATTCCGAAAGGGTGGGCTGTTGAGAGCATTCGAGAAGTCGTCGAAGGCGTGTACGACGGCCCCCATGCCACCCCACCAGCGTCCACCAATGGTCCTGTATTCCTGGGCATTCGCAACCTGACAGGTACGGCGCTTGACCTGAGCGAAATTCGACATATCGCGGAAGCCGACTGGGCGCAGTGGACACGAAGAGTTACTCCGCGATCAGGAGATATTGTTTTCAGTTACGAAGCGACACTGGGTTACTTTGCATTGCTTCCGCGCGGTCTACGTTGTTGCCTTGGGCGACGACTAGCCTTAGTCCGGCCACTGGCAGAACAGGGCTTCGGAACCTTTTGGTTCCATCAGTTCGTAGCCCCCCATTCCAGAGCTTCCTTCAAAAGCACACAATCCCCGGCGCAACCGTCAATCGGATTGCGCTGA
- a CDS encoding integrase codes for MSPNADRLNDIARECLAMLPAALPQAPSTGRSSRTEAEYLRMAQALLERANGAPGALAAAVQATQSPRTFHKRLAALRFSCRQLVREHLDVRSASQELDWQSLADVLPRLHEQLRALITLNEHGMTQPRRKRRSKRQALKGLPPSWREELCARGAPGKYADALLASALTGARPGELVKGITAWLRHDDALGIETLCLYVQGIKIKAQQGQPYRFMAYSVEDTHPLVAALVNRLSTLPDRKLDIHIAKAGNFTAEIQRLARMLWRNHDHAVTATCFRHQWSADVKAAGDADAASRGLGHRSSKTRRFYGIACQAQGAHALRPVCIEAELPLRLHSTRPHPAAHATPGLR; via the coding sequence ATGAGCCCCAACGCCGACCGCCTGAACGACATTGCCCGCGAATGCTTGGCCATGCTGCCCGCAGCGCTGCCTCAGGCTCCCTCCACAGGCCGATCCAGCCGTACAGAGGCCGAATACCTGCGCATGGCTCAAGCGCTCCTGGAGCGCGCAAACGGCGCCCCAGGAGCACTGGCAGCGGCGGTGCAGGCTACCCAAAGCCCCAGAACCTTTCACAAGCGCTTGGCAGCCCTGCGTTTCTCCTGCCGGCAGCTGGTGCGCGAGCACCTCGATGTACGCTCGGCCTCACAGGAGCTGGACTGGCAAAGCTTGGCGGACGTGCTGCCACGGCTCCATGAGCAGCTTCGTGCCTTGATCACCCTAAATGAACATGGAATGACCCAACCCCGGCGTAAGCGCCGCAGCAAGCGCCAAGCACTGAAGGGGTTGCCGCCGAGCTGGCGAGAAGAGCTGTGCGCACGCGGCGCGCCGGGCAAGTACGCCGATGCGCTGCTGGCATCGGCCCTGACCGGCGCGAGACCCGGTGAACTGGTCAAAGGCATCACTGCATGGCTGCGGCATGACGACGCGCTCGGTATCGAGACCCTTTGCCTTTATGTGCAAGGCATCAAGATCAAGGCGCAACAGGGGCAGCCATACCGATTCATGGCCTACTCAGTAGAAGACACGCATCCGCTGGTGGCGGCGCTAGTAAATCGGCTTAGCACACTGCCCGACAGAAAATTGGACATCCATATCGCCAAGGCGGGCAACTTCACGGCGGAGATTCAACGCCTTGCGCGCATGCTCTGGCGCAACCATGACCACGCCGTCACCGCCACCTGCTTCCGCCACCAATGGAGCGCGGATGTGAAAGCCGCTGGCGATGCAGACGCTGCCAGCAGGGGTCTGGGGCATCGCAGCTCCAAGACGCGGAGGTTCTACGGAATAGCCTGCCAGGCTCAGGGTGCACATGCACTACGGCCAGTTTGCATCGAAGCCGAACTGCCGTTGCGGCTGCACTCCACCAGACCACATCCTGCAGCACACGCCACGCCCGGATTGAGGTAA
- a CDS encoding helix-turn-helix transcriptional regulator yields MKVLRISEVCTRLGDISRVTLWRLVRDDPSFPKAIRLGRRIPAWFEHDIDAWLSGRAAQIQSAVGA; encoded by the coding sequence ATGAAAGTTCTGCGTATCAGCGAAGTTTGCACACGGCTGGGAGACATCAGCCGGGTCACCTTGTGGCGTCTTGTCAGAGACGATCCATCCTTCCCGAAGGCTATTCGTTTAGGGCGACGTATACCTGCCTGGTTCGAACATGACATCGACGCCTGGCTGAGCGGCCGGGCCGCCCAAATTCAGTCTGCTGTGGGAGCCTGA
- a CDS encoding tyrosine-type recombinase/integrase, with protein MKPSGVKAWRYRFTLGGKASMYALGEYPSVTLAEARERSEAARKLVKQGINPAQQRQLDRIRQAHEANNTFEVVAREWLQTKDWEDVTKNRRLDMLERVVFPAIGKMPVRDVTPAHVLDILQKTFKRGAPTVAAEARRTMSAVFEFAVATLRADGDPVWPVRKALPANKTQHKTALATGQIGKLLVDFDNHRGTFQTNYCMQLMWWTLARPSEVAEAEWSEFDLDAAIWRIPAARMKARKDHVVPLPRQAVEMLKGLQGVTGNRKHLFPGRDDRNGPMSVASLRQALNALGWGGTYSPHATRTTGSTRLNEMGYRPDAIEAQLAHADQNNVRRTYNHATYFDERKVMMQDWADHLESWKKQA; from the coding sequence GTGAAGCCTTCAGGGGTAAAGGCGTGGCGTTATCGCTTCACCTTGGGCGGGAAGGCGAGCATGTACGCGCTGGGCGAATATCCCAGTGTCACCCTTGCCGAGGCGCGTGAGCGTAGCGAGGCCGCCCGCAAGCTGGTCAAGCAGGGCATCAACCCGGCGCAACAGCGCCAGCTTGACCGCATCAGACAAGCCCATGAGGCCAACAACACCTTTGAAGTGGTTGCCAGGGAGTGGCTGCAAACCAAGGACTGGGAGGATGTCACCAAGAATCGCCGTCTGGACATGCTCGAACGTGTCGTCTTCCCCGCCATCGGAAAGATGCCCGTTCGCGATGTCACACCGGCGCATGTACTCGACATCCTGCAAAAAACCTTCAAACGCGGCGCACCAACCGTGGCTGCTGAGGCCCGGCGCACCATGTCCGCAGTCTTCGAGTTCGCCGTGGCTACCCTCCGCGCGGATGGCGATCCGGTCTGGCCTGTCCGCAAGGCGCTACCTGCCAATAAAACCCAGCACAAAACAGCCTTGGCTACCGGGCAGATTGGCAAACTGCTGGTCGATTTCGACAATCATCGAGGCACATTTCAGACCAACTACTGCATGCAATTGATGTGGTGGACGCTTGCTCGCCCCAGTGAAGTCGCCGAAGCGGAATGGAGCGAATTTGATCTGGATGCCGCCATCTGGCGTATTCCGGCCGCTCGGATGAAGGCACGCAAGGACCATGTCGTACCGCTGCCACGGCAAGCGGTTGAAATGCTCAAGGGACTGCAGGGGGTGACCGGCAATCGGAAACACCTCTTTCCTGGTCGCGATGATCGCAACGGACCGATGTCGGTTGCATCGTTACGCCAAGCGCTGAACGCCCTAGGTTGGGGTGGCACCTACAGCCCTCACGCCACTCGCACCACCGGCAGCACGCGCTTGAACGAGATGGGTTACCGGCCCGATGCGATCGAAGCCCAGCTGGCGCACGCTGATCAGAACAATGTACGCCGGACATACAACCATGCGACCTACTTCGATGAGCGCAAGGTCATGATGCAGGATTGGGCAGATCACCTGGAAAGCTGGAAGAAACAGGCATGA
- the ychF gene encoding redox-regulated ATPase YchF — protein MSLKCGIVGLPNVGKSTLFNALTKAGIAAENYPFCTIEPNVGIVEVPDARLTELSKIVNPQKVQPAIVEFVDIAGLVAGASKGEGLGNQFLANIRETDAIVNVVRCFDDENVVHVAGRVDPLADIEVIVTELALADLAGVEKAIQREGKKAKSGDKDAQKLVAACEKLLPHLNEGKPARTLALTDEEKALLKPLCLLTIKPAMYVGNVLEDGFENNPHLDRLKAHAEAEGAPVVALCAKIEMELSDLDDADKQAFLEDLGFEEPGLNRLIRAGYKLLGLQTYFTAGVKEVRAWTIHVGDTAPQAAGVIHTDFERGFIRAQTISYDDFIAYKGEQGAKEAGKMRAEGKEYVVRDGDVMNFLFNV, from the coding sequence ATGAGCCTCAAATGCGGCATCGTCGGCCTGCCCAACGTCGGCAAGTCGACCCTGTTCAATGCGCTGACGAAGGCCGGCATCGCGGCCGAGAACTATCCGTTCTGCACCATCGAACCCAACGTCGGCATCGTCGAGGTGCCCGATGCGCGGCTGACCGAGCTGTCCAAGATCGTCAATCCGCAGAAGGTCCAGCCGGCCATCGTCGAATTCGTCGACATCGCCGGCCTGGTCGCCGGCGCCAGCAAGGGCGAGGGCCTGGGCAACCAGTTCCTGGCCAATATCCGCGAGACCGACGCGATCGTGAATGTGGTGCGCTGCTTCGACGACGAGAACGTGGTCCACGTCGCCGGCCGGGTCGATCCGCTGGCCGACATCGAGGTGATCGTCACCGAGCTGGCGCTGGCCGACCTGGCCGGCGTCGAGAAGGCGATCCAGCGCGAGGGCAAGAAGGCCAAGTCGGGCGACAAGGACGCGCAGAAGCTGGTCGCCGCCTGCGAAAAGCTGCTGCCCCACCTCAACGAGGGCAAGCCGGCCCGCACGCTGGCGCTGACCGACGAAGAGAAGGCGCTGCTCAAGCCGCTGTGCCTGCTGACCATCAAGCCGGCGATGTACGTCGGCAACGTGCTCGAGGACGGTTTCGAGAACAATCCGCACCTCGACCGCCTCAAGGCCCATGCCGAGGCCGAGGGCGCGCCGGTGGTGGCGCTGTGCGCCAAGATCGAGATGGAACTGTCGGACCTCGACGACGCCGACAAGCAGGCCTTCCTCGAGGATCTCGGCTTCGAGGAGCCGGGCCTGAACCGGCTGATCCGCGCCGGCTACAAGCTCCTGGGCCTGCAGACCTACTTCACCGCCGGGGTGAAGGAAGTGCGCGCCTGGACCATCCATGTCGGCGACACCGCACCGCAGGCGGCCGGCGTGATCCACACCGATTTCGAGCGCGGCTTCATCCGCGCCCAGACCATCTCGTACGACGATTTCATCGCCTACAAGGGCGAACAGGGTGCCAAGGAAGCCGGCAAGATGCGCGCCGAAGGCAAGGAGTACGTGGTGCGCGACGGCGACGTGATGAACTTCCTGTTCAACGTCTGA